The nucleotide sequence AATAGTGATTATATTGATTTAATTTCCTATATTATGCTCTTTTTGTATATTGACATGTTAATAAGCAAAAATGGATAATTTTATTAGTTAATTACAACCAAATCTTTAGGTTGCTAGAAATGCATGAAGTGAATGTCGATAGTATTAGGGTTAGCTTAGTTAATTATCAGCGTGTTGTTATTTTGAAAGATAAGACTTCTGGTAAATCTATTCCTATCTGGATCGGCTCTGCTGAGGCAGATTCTATAGCGGTCAAACTTCAAGGAGTTTCAGTCCCACGACCATTAACCCACGATTTAATGAAATCTATGATTGATTTATTTAATGGTGAACTGCAATGCATAAATGTGACAGATCTTGAAGACGAAACTTTCTTTGCTCAGTTGGTATTCAATGCAAAAGGAAAATTATTGGAACTAGATGCACGACCAAGTGATGCAATAGCTATAGCTGTTCGCGCAGAAGTTCCTATATATGTTGCAGACAAAGTCTTAGAAAAGGCTGGAGTATTTTTGGATGAAGAAGGGAATCCTCTTAATAAGACAACAAAAAATGAGAGCACCTCTGAGTCCCAAAATTCTAAAGATTTATCTTCAGATGAGATAAATAGCATGTCTGCTTTTTCCGAATTTATTAGTGGTTTAGACATGGAAGGTTTAGGGAACTCAGATAATAAGCAATAGGGTGATTGACCCTGTCTATTGCTTGTGATAAACTTCACGAGGTTTTGTGAAACTATGAGAGATAACTTGTTGTTAACAGCAAGGATTATGGGGCTAGGTTGGTATGTTGCCATAAGCAT is from SAR202 cluster bacterium and encodes:
- a CDS encoding bifunctional nuclease family protein, which encodes MHEVNVDSIRVSLVNYQRVVILKDKTSGKSIPIWIGSAEADSIAVKLQGVSVPRPLTHDLMKSMIDLFNGELQCINVTDLEDETFFAQLVFNAKGKLLELDARPSDAIAIAVRAEVPIYVADKVLEKAGVFLDEEGNPLNKTTKNESTSESQNSKDLSSDEINSMSAFSEFISGLDMEGLGNSDNKQ